One genomic region from Vannielia litorea encodes:
- a CDS encoding helix-turn-helix transcriptional regulator — protein MATDFPMDGGGAQGPVPLLGSGRQIVRYAGRGSLYAAFALQALGALFFVGDLWSEILGLRTAPIPYEWQEVIQLLASVGLIIGLMASGLYLRRSQRRVSELNRQVDVASGNFSQHLQQLFAQWDLSESEQSVAVYAMKGFSNGEIASLRGTSASTVKSQMNAVYRKSGYNSRGQLIACLVEELFEGVAMPQAVASPAAARDLGLAAR, from the coding sequence TTGGCAACTGATTTCCCGATGGACGGCGGCGGGGCGCAAGGCCCGGTGCCGCTGCTCGGCTCCGGCCGGCAAATCGTGCGCTATGCCGGGCGGGGGAGCCTTTATGCCGCCTTCGCGCTGCAGGCGCTCGGCGCGCTGTTCTTCGTCGGCGACCTCTGGAGCGAGATCCTCGGCCTGCGCACTGCGCCGATCCCCTATGAGTGGCAGGAGGTCATTCAGCTGCTGGCCTCGGTCGGGTTGATCATCGGGCTGATGGCCTCGGGCCTCTACCTGCGGCGGAGCCAGCGGCGGGTGAGCGAGCTGAACCGGCAGGTCGACGTGGCCTCGGGCAACTTCTCGCAGCACCTCCAACAGCTCTTTGCCCAGTGGGACCTGTCAGAGAGCGAGCAGAGCGTGGCGGTTTATGCAATGAAGGGCTTCTCCAACGGCGAGATCGCCAGCCTGCGCGGCACCAGCGCCTCGACGGTGAAGAGCCAGATGAACGCGGTCTATCGCAAGTCGGGCTACAACAGCCGCGGGCAGTTGATCGCGTGCCTTGTGGAAGAGTTGTTTGAGGGCGTGGCGATGCCGCAGGCTGTTGCATCACCTGCGGCCGCGCGTGACCTCGGGCTCGCCGCTCGGTAA